Proteins from one Natrinema salinisoli genomic window:
- a CDS encoding AbrB/MazE/SpoVT family DNA-binding domain-containing protein: protein MSHRVEDETTVNDSYSVTVPAAVRRELDIEAGDKIRWCVDEGGSLSVEVVTQRYGAFSELEPVDIGDETNAADDHDLIAGDS, encoded by the coding sequence ATGTCACACCGGGTCGAGGACGAAACGACGGTAAACGACAGCTATTCGGTAACGGTTCCGGCAGCGGTCCGGCGTGAACTCGACATCGAAGCGGGGGACAAAATCCGCTGGTGTGTCGACGAAGGCGGTTCCCTCTCCGTCGAAGTCGTCACGCAACGGTACGGTGCGTTTTCCGAACTGGAGCCGGTCGATATCGGTGACGAGACGAACGCGGCCGACGACCACGACCTCATCGCCGGTGACTCGTGA
- the thyA gene encoding thymidylate synthase has protein sequence MRQYLELVDTVLSTGTHKPNRTGVDTISSFSEHYEVDLQEGYPLLTTKEMDGYRWNSMLHEVCWYLSGEEHIRDLREETKIWDAWADDKGRLDTAYGRFWRRFPVPEDDARLEGESWPDESHQWVTEEADGRRTFDQLQYVIDTLSDSPNSRRLVVNAWHPANAAVSTLPPCHYSFVFNVQGDRLNCHLTQRSGDTALGIPFNIAAYALLTKVIAQQTGFEPGTFAHTVVDTHVYCGRGARGDWYAENLEALQSRLADADEKGDYLDIKAWLESEAPPEAAGDQRLDHVPGLLEQLSREPLDRPTLEVADVSIDELEYEDVELRDYESHDGIEFSVAE, from the coding sequence ATGCGACAGTACCTCGAGCTCGTCGACACGGTCCTCTCGACGGGGACGCACAAGCCCAACCGGACCGGCGTCGACACCATTTCGTCGTTCAGCGAGCACTACGAGGTCGACTTACAGGAGGGGTACCCCCTGCTCACGACCAAGGAGATGGACGGCTATCGCTGGAACTCGATGCTTCACGAGGTCTGCTGGTATCTCTCCGGCGAGGAACACATCCGCGATCTCCGCGAGGAGACCAAGATCTGGGACGCCTGGGCCGACGACAAGGGGCGGCTGGATACGGCGTACGGCCGCTTCTGGCGACGGTTTCCGGTTCCGGAAGACGACGCCCGACTCGAGGGCGAGTCCTGGCCGGACGAGAGCCACCAGTGGGTGACCGAGGAGGCGGACGGCCGGCGGACCTTCGACCAACTGCAATACGTGATCGATACGCTCTCGGACTCCCCGAACTCCCGGCGGCTCGTGGTCAACGCGTGGCATCCGGCCAACGCGGCCGTCTCGACGCTGCCGCCCTGTCACTACTCGTTCGTCTTCAACGTGCAAGGCGACCGGCTGAACTGCCATCTCACGCAGCGGTCGGGCGACACTGCCCTCGGCATCCCGTTCAACATTGCGGCCTACGCGCTTCTGACGAAGGTCATCGCCCAGCAGACAGGCTTCGAGCCCGGAACCTTCGCTCATACCGTCGTCGACACGCACGTCTACTGCGGCCGCGGCGCGCGCGGGGACTGGTACGCGGAGAACCTCGAGGCCCTCCAATCCAGACTGGCCGACGCCGACGAGAAGGGAGACTATCTGGACATCAAGGCGTGGCTCGAGTCCGAAGCGCCGCCCGAGGCTGCGGGCGACCAACGACTCGATCACGTCCCCGGCCTGCTCGAGCAGCTCTCGCGGGAGCCACTGGACCGCCCGACGCTCGAGGTGGCGGACGTCTCGATCGACGAACTGGAATACGAGGATGTCGAGCTTCGAGACTACGAGTCCCACGACGGGATCGAGTTCTCGGTGGCCGAATGA
- a CDS encoding type II toxin-antitoxin system VapC family toxin has translation MGRAVVDANVLIAARLSRDQNHDRGVAISEAFDRGDLPTAYVLSDVLEEIINYLQARSTHDVAVRTLDALIESSGFEIIHTPKRDIDSGRSLFRKYDSLSLTDAVIAASMQRRELEYLYSFDDGFDAVDGISRMTTVANPFE, from the coding sequence ATGGGCCGTGCTGTCGTCGATGCGAACGTCCTCATCGCGGCTCGGTTATCACGCGATCAGAATCACGACCGCGGTGTTGCTATCTCGGAAGCGTTCGATCGAGGCGACCTTCCGACCGCATACGTTCTGAGTGACGTCCTCGAAGAGATCATCAATTACCTCCAAGCGAGGAGTACTCACGATGTCGCCGTTCGGACACTCGATGCGCTCATCGAGAGCAGTGGGTTCGAAATCATCCACACGCCGAAACGCGATATCGATAGTGGACGGTCGCTGTTCCGGAAATACGACTCGCTTTCACTGACGGATGCCGTCATCGCAGCTTCGATGCAACGGCGAGAACTCGAGTATCTCTACTCGTTCGACGACGGGTTCGATGCCGTCGACGGCATCAGTCGGATGACGACGGTGGCCAATCCGTTCGAGTAG
- the purD gene encoding phosphoribosylamine--glycine ligase, whose product MRENVLLIGGGGREHAIARALEDSEADLYACAGNRNPGIARIASGFETLETTESEAVVDYAEEVDATIAVIGPEAYLEAGVADALEAAGVYPFGPKEAEARIETDKAFQREFMQENDIPGCPDFETFDDMEAACDFIDEYDGDLAIKPVGLTGGKGVKVIGDQVTAEEGKEYIRDSDYDRIVLEERLIGEEFTVQAFVANGEFRTAPAVQDHKRAYEGDEGPNTGGMGSYSDATDELPFMMEAEYDEAVSIIEATVDALDDYRGILYGQFMLTTTGPRVVEFNARFGDPEAMNTLPVLETDFLDVLTAARDGESLPELDFATQATVCKYAVPEGYPTDPEAGAKVQVDEESAGDALLYYASVDERDDGIYTTTSRSFALVGVADSITEAEEIAEDALAVAGEEGLRVRHDIGKADLIQRRIDHMNELRGE is encoded by the coding sequence ATGCGAGAGAACGTTCTGTTGATCGGGGGTGGCGGCCGCGAGCACGCCATCGCCCGCGCGCTCGAGGACAGCGAGGCCGACCTGTACGCCTGTGCCGGTAACCGAAATCCCGGCATCGCCCGCATCGCGTCCGGGTTCGAAACGCTCGAGACGACCGAATCGGAGGCCGTCGTCGACTACGCCGAGGAAGTCGACGCGACCATCGCCGTCATCGGCCCCGAAGCGTATCTCGAGGCCGGCGTCGCGGACGCGCTCGAGGCCGCGGGTGTGTACCCGTTCGGTCCGAAGGAAGCGGAGGCCCGAATCGAGACGGACAAAGCCTTCCAGCGGGAGTTTATGCAGGAAAACGACATTCCGGGCTGTCCGGACTTCGAAACGTTCGACGACATGGAAGCCGCGTGTGACTTTATCGACGAGTACGACGGCGATCTCGCGATCAAGCCCGTCGGCCTCACCGGCGGCAAGGGCGTGAAGGTCATCGGCGATCAGGTCACCGCCGAGGAAGGCAAGGAGTACATCCGCGATTCCGACTACGACCGGATCGTCCTCGAGGAGCGGCTGATCGGCGAGGAGTTCACGGTCCAGGCGTTCGTCGCCAACGGCGAGTTCCGAACCGCGCCGGCGGTGCAGGACCACAAGCGCGCTTACGAGGGCGACGAGGGGCCCAACACCGGCGGCATGGGCAGCTACTCCGACGCGACCGACGAACTGCCGTTCATGATGGAAGCGGAGTACGACGAGGCCGTCTCGATCATCGAGGCGACCGTCGACGCCCTCGACGACTACCGGGGCATCCTCTACGGCCAGTTCATGCTGACCACCACCGGCCCGCGCGTCGTCGAGTTCAACGCCCGCTTTGGCGACCCCGAGGCGATGAACACGCTTCCCGTGCTCGAGACCGACTTCCTCGACGTGCTCACCGCCGCTCGCGACGGCGAGTCGCTGCCGGAACTCGACTTCGCTACCCAGGCGACGGTCTGCAAGTACGCCGTACCGGAGGGGTACCCGACCGATCCCGAAGCCGGGGCGAAGGTTCAGGTCGACGAGGAAAGCGCCGGTGACGCGCTGTTGTACTACGCCAGCGTGGACGAACGCGACGACGGCATCTACACGACTACCTCCCGATCGTTCGCGCTGGTCGGCGTCGCCGACTCGATAACCGAGGCCGAGGAAATCGCGGAAGACGCGCTCGCAGTCGCCGGCGAAGAGGGGCTGCGCGTCCGCCACGACATCGGGAAAGCCGATCTCATTCAGCGTCGAATCGACCACATGAACGAGCTTCGCGGGGAGTAA
- a CDS encoding DUF7117 family protein, translating into MKIRGERECKECGTRWSYYETGSVGCPACGSLRSVGVDERTEHTDLEVAFDLTPVRNAIDETSTDDLAERARDRCREYVRRRGFVNAGSLRELDDDYLAAIELLHVADIVAREITLEEREELYFLSLLRDADGGTRPPVEEVPKSLRAARGLAYANAVREYRRDVRTWTEDRELTASERTALETLGEHVKRIRMLDGDVDPRVAERLVGATRDLANGLRGDEVALSQAEERLDALEFGSID; encoded by the coding sequence ATGAAGATCCGGGGTGAGCGCGAATGCAAGGAGTGTGGGACGCGCTGGTCGTACTACGAGACCGGGAGCGTCGGATGTCCGGCCTGTGGCAGCCTCCGAAGCGTCGGCGTCGACGAACGCACCGAACACACCGATCTCGAGGTCGCGTTCGATCTCACCCCCGTCCGAAACGCGATCGACGAGACGTCGACCGACGACCTCGCCGAACGGGCCCGAGACCGGTGTCGCGAGTACGTACGCCGCCGAGGGTTCGTCAACGCCGGCAGCCTCCGCGAACTCGACGACGACTACCTCGCCGCGATCGAACTGCTCCACGTTGCGGACATCGTCGCCCGCGAAATCACGCTCGAGGAGCGTGAGGAGCTCTACTTCCTCTCCCTGCTCCGAGACGCCGACGGAGGCACGCGACCCCCCGTGGAGGAGGTTCCGAAATCGCTCCGGGCCGCTCGCGGACTCGCGTACGCGAACGCAGTTCGGGAGTACCGCCGCGACGTCCGGACCTGGACGGAAGACAGGGAACTGACCGCGAGCGAACGGACCGCCCTCGAGACCCTCGGTGAGCACGTCAAACGGATTCGAATGCTCGACGGCGACGTCGACCCGCGGGTCGCAGAGCGACTCGTCGGCGCGACCCGCGACCTGGCGAACGGATTGCGCGGCGACGAGGTCGCACTTTCCCAGGCCGAGGAACGGCTTGACGCGCTCGAATTCGGGTCGATCGACTGA
- a CDS encoding twin-arginine translocation signal domain-containing protein, whose product MTDQPIQQSRRRFVKRSTVASAALGLGATGSVAGGEATAQNENGGTNGEFREGIATRAAYFSGAVFRVVSPPLEDSPVVGDLDVLQNYDARVIEHFNTNDQGYLFVPADTAVTEGEVYVFDDRLSDRADDALAVENLLRVQYRPLTDADLPFQIEEGEDFEILEGAGGEAAVRPDDFYSKALFEITSGPQGWIPQDIEQSGLFTDYNTVHAQYLGTNQRFLFFPQEGAQTEVDRLYAMRDEAEIFDPAGNLVAAEFTPVDEGSLTFDDEFLQR is encoded by the coding sequence ATGACTGACCAGCCGATCCAGCAGTCACGGCGCCGGTTCGTGAAGCGGAGCACAGTCGCCTCGGCCGCGCTGGGACTCGGTGCGACCGGGAGCGTCGCGGGAGGGGAAGCGACGGCACAGAACGAGAACGGGGGTACGAACGGGGAATTTCGGGAGGGAATCGCGACTCGAGCGGCGTACTTTTCGGGTGCCGTCTTTCGGGTCGTCTCACCGCCGCTGGAAGACTCCCCCGTCGTGGGCGACCTGGACGTGCTGCAAAATTACGACGCGCGCGTCATCGAGCATTTCAACACCAACGATCAGGGGTATCTCTTCGTTCCGGCGGACACCGCCGTCACGGAAGGAGAGGTGTACGTGTTCGACGACAGATTGTCGGACCGGGCCGACGACGCGCTGGCGGTTGAAAACCTCCTTCGCGTCCAGTATCGACCGCTCACCGACGCCGATCTCCCCTTCCAGATCGAGGAGGGGGAGGACTTCGAGATCCTGGAGGGGGCCGGCGGTGAAGCGGCCGTTCGTCCCGATGACTTCTACTCGAAGGCCCTGTTCGAAATCACCTCGGGGCCACAGGGCTGGATCCCGCAGGACATCGAACAGAGCGGCCTGTTCACCGACTACAACACCGTCCACGCCCAGTACCTCGGTACGAACCAGCGGTTCCTCTTCTTCCCCCAGGAGGGCGCGCAAACGGAGGTCGACCGGCTGTACGCGATGCGAGACGAGGCCGAAATCTTCGATCCGGCGGGTAACCTGGTCGCCGCCGAGTTCACGCCCGTCGACGAGGGGAGCCTCACCTTCGACGACGAATTCCTCCAACGGTAG
- a CDS encoding aminotransferase class III-fold pyridoxal phosphate-dependent enzyme, translated as MDRATVEPQVDSIPGERASEWVQYHHQFAAPSTYVYEFVWDAGGEAVGPFCTDVDGNVLLDFTSHVAAAPLGYNNPTIREKLREFDVVDPLKIAGQDFYVSGGGSPTDPDFPGPTQLMDRLIAMTDHYDMDRVFLSNSGAEAVENAIKICYAAGGHRAFTFDGAFHGRTLGALSLNRSKAVHRSGFPEIPGVVSVPYPATDEEYETRWRTDGPGGNVVADALHPERGVVHPDEVAYLILEPIQGEGGYRVAHPEFARDLEALRDRYGLRIVADEIQSGLGRTGELWAVDHLDLTPDVITSAKGLRVGATISRSDVFPEQTGRLSSTWGAGDLIAAMQGVLTIDTIHEENLLANVRERGEQLRMHLEDAIDDGNAPGMIDVRGRGLMLAVEFDTKERRDAVLESAFHRGLLTLGCGYKTLRLLPPLDVTEREIELGTRLLLESIADVERELQKAP; from the coding sequence ATGGACCGAGCAACGGTCGAACCGCAGGTCGACTCGATCCCCGGCGAACGCGCCAGCGAGTGGGTCCAGTACCACCACCAGTTCGCCGCGCCGAGCACGTACGTCTACGAGTTCGTCTGGGACGCGGGCGGCGAGGCGGTCGGCCCGTTCTGTACCGACGTCGACGGTAACGTCCTGTTGGACTTCACGAGTCACGTCGCGGCCGCGCCGCTCGGCTACAACAACCCGACGATACGGGAGAAGCTCCGCGAATTCGACGTCGTCGACCCACTGAAGATCGCGGGACAGGATTTCTACGTCAGCGGCGGCGGCTCGCCCACCGACCCCGACTTCCCCGGTCCGACGCAGCTGATGGACCGGTTGATCGCGATGACCGATCACTACGACATGGACCGGGTGTTCCTCTCGAATTCGGGTGCGGAAGCGGTCGAGAACGCGATCAAGATCTGCTACGCCGCCGGCGGTCACCGCGCGTTCACTTTCGATGGCGCCTTCCACGGCCGGACGTTGGGTGCGCTCTCACTCAACCGTTCGAAAGCCGTCCATCGAAGCGGCTTCCCGGAAATTCCGGGCGTCGTCAGCGTTCCCTATCCCGCCACTGACGAAGAGTACGAGACCCGATGGCGAACGGACGGCCCCGGCGGCAACGTCGTCGCGGACGCGCTCCACCCCGAACGCGGCGTCGTCCACCCCGACGAAGTCGCCTACCTCATCCTCGAGCCGATCCAGGGCGAGGGCGGCTACCGGGTCGCCCACCCCGAGTTCGCCCGCGACCTCGAGGCGCTCCGCGATCGGTACGGCCTCCGGATCGTCGCCGACGAGATCCAGTCCGGACTGGGGCGCACGGGCGAGCTGTGGGCCGTCGATCACCTCGATCTCACGCCGGACGTCATCACCAGCGCGAAAGGGCTCCGCGTCGGCGCGACGATCTCCCGCTCGGACGTGTTTCCCGAGCAAACGGGCCGGCTCTCCTCGACGTGGGGGGCAGGCGATCTCATCGCCGCCATGCAGGGCGTGCTCACGATCGATACCATCCACGAGGAGAACCTGCTCGCGAACGTCCGCGAACGAGGCGAACAGTTGCGGATGCACCTCGAGGACGCCATTGACGATGGTAACGCGCCCGGTATGATCGACGTCCGCGGCCGCGGACTGATGCTCGCCGTCGAGTTCGATACGAAAGAGCGCCGCGACGCAGTCCTCGAGAGTGCGTTCCACCGCGGCCTACTGACCCTCGGGTGTGGCTACAAGACGCTTCGGTTGCTGCCGCCGTTGGACGTGACCGAACGGGAGATCGAACTGGGGACGAGGCTGTTGCTCGAGTCGATCGCGGACGTGGAGCGAGAGTTGCAAAAAGCGCCCTGA
- a CDS encoding dihydrofolate reductase, with translation MSEDRDAPRDATRALETDRELVAIVAVADNGVIGRDGDMPWHIPADLQHFKVTTMDHPVIMGRVTYEGILEMLGGPLPGRTTVVLTSRDLETPENAVVAHGLEDALEAAETAARERHDDADRIFVAGGATVYEQFLPAVDRLIVTEIHEEPDGDTSFPNWDREEWRELERDDRDGFAFVEYERETDPVR, from the coding sequence ATGAGCGAGGATCGGGACGCGCCGAGGGACGCGACGCGAGCACTCGAGACCGACCGCGAGCTCGTCGCGATCGTCGCCGTCGCGGACAACGGCGTCATCGGGCGGGACGGCGACATGCCCTGGCACATTCCGGCCGACCTCCAGCATTTCAAGGTGACGACGATGGACCACCCGGTCATCATGGGCCGGGTGACCTACGAGGGGATCCTCGAGATGCTGGGCGGGCCGCTGCCCGGCCGGACGACTGTCGTGCTAACGAGCCGAGACCTCGAGACGCCCGAGAACGCCGTGGTGGCACACGGACTCGAGGACGCCCTCGAAGCGGCCGAGACGGCTGCGCGGGAGCGCCACGACGACGCCGACCGAATCTTCGTCGCCGGCGGGGCGACGGTCTACGAGCAGTTCCTGCCCGCAGTCGATCGATTGATCGTGACCGAAATCCACGAGGAGCCCGACGGTGACACCTCTTTCCCCAACTGGGACCGCGAGGAGTGGCGCGAACTCGAGCGGGACGACCGCGACGGGTTCGCGTTCGTGGAGTACGAACGGGAGACTGATCCAGTACGATAA
- a CDS encoding calcium-binding protein codes for MSEQDTTGDSRRSFMAKGALATGALTLGTGAFGTATVGAQENEVAVFASGFFPGAEFTVLDELQTSTTVEVLQLEGETVDEISQPDEWTGHIIRYEIGSESGITTFMFVRGGSLSAGDSGTIASDASVLSPDLNLINTSLNGDDVETDETDETDEMNETEETEETDDNGVDVNVTTDENGGE; via the coding sequence ATGAGTGAACAAGACACGACAGGCGACTCGAGGCGGTCGTTCATGGCGAAGGGCGCCCTCGCGACAGGCGCACTGACGCTCGGAACGGGTGCCTTCGGGACAGCTACGGTCGGTGCACAGGAGAACGAAGTAGCGGTCTTCGCGTCGGGTTTCTTCCCCGGCGCGGAGTTCACCGTTCTCGACGAGCTCCAAACGAGCACGACAGTCGAGGTGTTACAGTTAGAAGGGGAAACAGTTGACGAGATTTCCCAACCCGACGAGTGGACCGGGCATATCATCCGATACGAAATCGGATCGGAATCGGGAATCACGACGTTCATGTTCGTGCGCGGTGGGAGCTTGAGTGCCGGTGATAGTGGAACGATCGCCTCGGACGCATCGGTGCTAAGTCCCGATCTGAATCTCATAAACACGTCACTGAACGGTGATGACGTTGAGACGGACGAGACGGACGAGACGGACGAGATGAACGAGACGGAAGAGACGGAAGAGACGGACGATAACGGTGTGGACGTGAATGTGACGACTGACGAGAACGGAGGTGAATAA
- a CDS encoding MgtC/SapB family protein — MSEVVLQIADAPLEETVVRLALASALGMFLGLEREWSQKSAGIRTFSLISLLGAVFTVLVLESDIGEGLLVLGGVLVVVQGILLAVQGLTEDDPADTGLSLTTSVSMLVAYGIGVLVAVGFILEGVTVAVLSSLLLVLKRELHEFAWGLSRQEMRSTTEFAILAFVIYPILPARYEFDIAGITIPLEPQVIWLMVVAVAGIGIVNYAIVSTYGGRGIAITGFFGGLASSTAVVGTMLDHVNQRPEAASYAVAAILLANAAMAARNLAIAVGFTAGGGTDILVEAIVPLGTVILLAFAVAALTADWSESGPMELESPFSLKNALAFGAVFLAVLVFGSLAETWFGTLGFYATAVASGFVSSAGATTSAVVLYRGGQLGAPEATIAILLATVSSIVVKALLAATSTNDGFRNRIAAYSTVLLVGGGLAAAVIVVV; from the coding sequence GTGAGTGAGGTCGTACTGCAGATCGCCGACGCGCCCCTCGAGGAGACGGTCGTCCGACTCGCACTGGCAAGCGCGCTTGGAATGTTCCTCGGACTCGAGCGCGAGTGGTCCCAGAAGTCCGCCGGGATCCGGACATTTTCGCTGATCAGCCTGCTCGGTGCGGTCTTTACCGTCCTCGTTCTCGAGAGCGATATCGGCGAGGGGCTCCTCGTTCTGGGCGGAGTGCTCGTCGTCGTCCAGGGCATCTTGCTCGCCGTGCAGGGGCTCACCGAGGACGATCCGGCCGATACCGGCCTCTCGTTGACGACGTCGGTGTCGATGCTCGTCGCCTACGGCATCGGCGTGCTCGTGGCCGTCGGATTCATCCTCGAGGGCGTCACCGTCGCCGTTCTCTCGTCGCTGCTGTTGGTGCTCAAACGGGAGCTCCACGAGTTCGCCTGGGGCCTCTCTCGACAGGAGATGCGCTCGACCACGGAGTTCGCCATTCTCGCCTTCGTCATTTACCCGATCCTCCCGGCCAGATACGAGTTCGACATCGCCGGTATCACCATCCCGCTCGAGCCCCAGGTCATCTGGCTGATGGTCGTTGCCGTGGCGGGGATCGGAATCGTAAACTACGCGATCGTCTCGACCTACGGCGGCCGCGGCATCGCGATCACCGGCTTTTTCGGCGGCCTGGCCTCCTCGACGGCCGTCGTCGGGACGATGCTCGATCACGTCAACCAGCGGCCCGAAGCGGCTTCCTACGCCGTCGCCGCGATCCTGCTCGCGAACGCCGCCATGGCGGCCCGGAACCTCGCGATCGCGGTCGGATTCACGGCGGGCGGTGGCACCGACATCCTGGTCGAAGCGATCGTCCCGCTGGGTACCGTCATCTTGCTGGCCTTCGCGGTCGCGGCCCTCACGGCAGACTGGAGCGAATCCGGGCCGATGGAACTCGAGAGCCCGTTCTCGCTCAAGAACGCCCTCGCCTTCGGGGCCGTCTTCCTCGCCGTCCTCGTCTTCGGATCGCTGGCCGAGACGTGGTTCGGGACGCTCGGCTTCTACGCGACCGCCGTGGCCAGCGGGTTCGTCTCGAGCGCCGGTGCAACCACGTCCGCGGTCGTCCTCTATCGCGGCGGCCAGCTGGGGGCACCGGAGGCGACGATCGCGATCTTGCTCGCGACGGTCTCGAGCATCGTCGTCAAGGCGCTGCTGGCGGCGACGTCGACGAACGACGGGTTCCGGAACCGGATCGCGGCCTACAGCACGGTTTTACTGGTCGGTGGCGGATTGGCCGCCGCAGTCATCGTCGTCGTGTAG
- a CDS encoding PadR family transcriptional regulator yields MYDLTGFQRDLLYVIAGEDEPHGLAIKEELEQYYEKEIHHGRLYPNLDTLVDKGLVEKGRRDRRTNFYTLTRRGRRELEARRDWETQYVDL; encoded by the coding sequence ATGTACGACCTGACAGGATTTCAGCGTGACTTGCTCTACGTCATCGCTGGCGAGGACGAACCCCACGGACTGGCGATCAAAGAGGAACTCGAACAGTATTACGAGAAAGAGATCCACCACGGACGACTCTATCCCAACCTCGACACCCTCGTCGACAAGGGACTCGTCGAAAAGGGCCGGCGCGACCGTCGGACGAACTTCTACACGCTCACCCGCCGCGGCCGCCGCGAACTCGAGGCACGCCGCGATTGGGAGACACAGTACGTCGATCTGTAG